A section of the Gloeobacter violaceus PCC 7421 genome encodes:
- a CDS encoding NmrA/HSCARG family protein: protein MEKSNQTILVTGATGHQGGAVSRHLLQRKFMVRALVRDENKPAAQALKQAGAELIEGDLDERASLERALQGVFGVFSVQSFDDGLDVEIRQGKALVDAAKAVGTQHFLYSSVGSAERKTGIPHFDSKFQVEGYLRASGLPYTILRPVFFMYNYSSMRPMIETGTLSQPLSPERKLQQLSEDDYGEMVAEVFERPADFLNREEEVASVDLTMTEVAAAFSRVLGENVAYQQIPFEAFEQQAGEEMTTMYRWFEEVGYGADLVKLKRDFPEPTDLEAYLRDHDWAKPTESASD, encoded by the coding sequence GTGGAAAAGTCGAATCAAACTATTCTCGTTACCGGCGCAACCGGTCACCAGGGCGGCGCGGTGTCCCGTCATCTTTTGCAACGCAAATTTATGGTTCGCGCTCTGGTGCGCGACGAAAACAAGCCCGCCGCCCAGGCACTCAAACAAGCGGGCGCAGAACTCATCGAAGGAGATCTCGACGAGCGCGCTTCACTTGAGCGCGCTCTGCAAGGCGTCTTCGGTGTTTTTTCAGTTCAAAGCTTCGACGACGGGTTGGACGTCGAAATCCGCCAGGGCAAGGCTCTCGTAGACGCGGCGAAAGCGGTGGGCACCCAGCATTTCCTCTACAGCTCGGTGGGCAGCGCAGAACGCAAAACCGGCATTCCGCATTTCGACAGCAAGTTTCAAGTCGAAGGATACCTCCGAGCCAGCGGTTTGCCGTACACGATTTTGCGTCCGGTTTTCTTCATGTACAATTACAGCTCCATGCGCCCGATGATTGAAACCGGAACGCTCTCCCAGCCGCTCAGCCCCGAGCGGAAATTGCAGCAACTTTCTGAAGACGATTACGGAGAAATGGTCGCCGAGGTTTTCGAGCGACCCGCAGATTTCTTGAATCGCGAGGAGGAAGTCGCAAGCGTGGATCTGACGATGACGGAAGTCGCTGCCGCGTTCAGCCGCGTTTTGGGAGAAAACGTCGCCTACCAACAAATTCCTTTTGAAGCGTTCGAACAGCAAGCCGGTGAGGAAATGACCACGATGTATCGCTGGTTTGAGGAGGTCGGCTACGGAGCGGATTTGGTGAAGTTGAAACGCGATTTTCCGGAGCCGACCGACTTGGAAGCCTATTTGCGCGACCACGATTGGGCAAAACCCACCGAAAGCGCGTCCGATTAA
- the hslO gene encoding Hsp33 family molecular chaperone HslO, translating into MADQLVRATAAQGRIRAVGVLSTRLTEEARGRHKLSYVATAALGRTMAAGLLIASNFKQTEARVNLRLQGDGPLGGILVDAGADGTVRGYVKNPQVELPPSPKGKLDVGRAVGANGFLYVVKDLGYGYPFSGTTELVSGEIGDDVTHYLVTSEQVASALMLGVFVGADGVDAAGGLLLQVMPSADGQEDEELAATLERRLASVEGFTPLVRSGKRIPQILEELLGDMGLEIFPEVQLVRFHCHCSPQRVLGALKMMGEAELLDMIEKDGGAEATCHFCNQVYQVKASELETLVEQLRSEREVSSQE; encoded by the coding sequence ATGGCGGATCAACTGGTACGGGCGACGGCGGCACAGGGCAGGATCCGGGCCGTGGGCGTGCTCTCGACGCGCCTGACGGAGGAAGCGCGCGGCCGGCACAAGCTCTCGTATGTGGCGACGGCGGCTTTGGGGCGGACGATGGCGGCCGGTTTGCTGATTGCCTCCAACTTCAAGCAGACCGAGGCGCGGGTGAACCTGCGCCTCCAGGGAGATGGACCCTTGGGCGGCATTCTGGTGGACGCGGGGGCCGACGGCACCGTGCGCGGCTACGTCAAAAACCCCCAGGTGGAACTGCCCCCTTCCCCCAAGGGCAAGCTCGACGTCGGCCGGGCGGTGGGAGCGAACGGTTTTCTCTATGTGGTCAAAGATCTGGGCTATGGCTACCCGTTTTCGGGCACGACCGAACTGGTGAGCGGCGAAATCGGCGACGATGTCACCCATTACCTGGTCACCTCCGAGCAGGTGGCCTCGGCCCTGATGCTCGGGGTGTTCGTGGGCGCCGACGGGGTGGATGCGGCCGGCGGGCTGCTGTTGCAGGTGATGCCCAGTGCCGATGGCCAGGAGGACGAGGAACTGGCCGCTACGCTTGAGAGGCGACTGGCGAGTGTAGAAGGTTTTACGCCCCTGGTGCGCTCGGGCAAGCGCATCCCCCAGATTCTCGAGGAACTGCTGGGGGATATGGGCCTCGAAATTTTTCCGGAGGTGCAGTTGGTGCGCTTCCACTGTCACTGCTCGCCGCAGCGGGTCCTGGGGGCACTCAAAATGATGGGCGAAGCCGAACTGCTCGATATGATCGAAAAAGACGGCGGGGCTGAGGCCACCTGCCACTTCTGCAACCAGGTCTACCAGGTCAAAGCGAGCGAGCTTGAGACCCTGGTCGAGCAACTGCGCTCCGAGCGCGAGGTCAGTTCGCAAGAATAA
- a CDS encoding hemerythrin domain-containing protein, whose product MVPIIADDKRLAIAVKLADIKALQELLITIEQRLVTLSDDPDIRKRLGDMLADDQKNLTIIENTIIQYGVKGEPRDTVVEMTDKLNDLMQSSKLSLYDKFSQLELLKHQAAMAGILVHKAAQLVGADIDAAIAPLNTVNFENRAHQEQLKGILEVLGTRELTGKEADQGLWARVQDSLAALSGVFGSVISHGEGGADMKVTDIVRMDHQKVNMLFGQIQGTNDPAKKLEFFNQLYGDLSAHAEAEDQTWYADLKRFDDSIEKAEFAYKDQDELVALLEQVKTSGIDSAEFDSRLAQLQQKVTSHVNYEEAELFAKLRQHFSDEQLREMGKQFQMAKSRYQDIRQQQMTGRS is encoded by the coding sequence ATGGTACCTATCATTGCCGATGACAAACGCCTGGCGATTGCCGTCAAACTGGCCGACATCAAGGCCCTTCAGGAGTTGCTGATCACCATCGAGCAGCGCCTGGTCACCCTGTCCGACGACCCGGACATCCGCAAGCGGCTGGGGGACATGCTCGCAGACGATCAGAAAAATCTCACCATCATCGAGAACACGATCATCCAGTACGGCGTCAAGGGCGAACCGCGCGACACCGTCGTCGAGATGACCGACAAGCTGAACGACCTGATGCAAAGCAGCAAGCTGAGCCTCTACGACAAGTTCAGCCAACTCGAACTGCTCAAGCACCAGGCGGCGATGGCCGGCATCCTGGTCCACAAGGCGGCCCAGCTGGTCGGTGCCGACATCGATGCGGCCATCGCCCCGCTCAATACGGTCAACTTCGAGAACCGCGCCCACCAAGAGCAGCTCAAGGGCATCCTGGAGGTGCTCGGCACGCGCGAGCTGACCGGCAAAGAGGCCGACCAGGGTCTGTGGGCACGGGTGCAAGATTCGCTGGCGGCCCTTTCCGGCGTCTTCGGCTCGGTCATCTCCCACGGCGAGGGCGGTGCGGACATGAAAGTGACCGACATCGTGCGCATGGACCACCAGAAGGTCAATATGCTGTTCGGCCAGATCCAGGGCACGAACGACCCGGCCAAGAAGTTGGAATTTTTTAACCAGCTCTACGGCGATCTAAGCGCCCACGCCGAGGCCGAAGACCAGACCTGGTACGCCGACCTCAAGCGCTTCGACGACAGCATCGAGAAAGCCGAGTTCGCCTACAAAGATCAAGACGAACTGGTGGCCCTTCTCGAACAAGTTAAAACCAGCGGCATCGATTCTGCCGAATTTGACTCGCGCCTGGCCCAGTTGCAGCAGAAGGTGACCAGCCACGTCAACTACGAGGAGGCCGAGCTTTTTGCCAAGCTGCGCCAGCACTTCAGCGATGAGCAGCTGCGCGAGATGGGCAAACAGTTCCAGATGGCCAAAAGCCGTTACCAGGACATCCGGCAGCAGCAGATGACCGGCCGTTCGTAA
- a CDS encoding ABC transporter ATP-binding protein, with translation MPLLVVENLTKRFGGLVAVNNVSFSVEPAEILSVIGPNGAGKTTLFNMLTGIHQASEGNASLAGRPLTGLKPHQIAEVGLARTFQNIRLFGSMTALENVMIGRHSRTRGGFWSALLPGKAGIEEERQIAERAHAELAFVGLTARASQSADRLPYGDQRRLEVARALATDPQMVLLDEPAAGMNPQETAALVGLIRKIQSRGVTVVLIEHDMNLVMSLSDRIVVMNFGQKIADGKPAQVRSNPQVIAAYLGGAV, from the coding sequence ATGCCTCTGCTTGTCGTCGAGAACCTCACCAAGCGCTTCGGCGGTTTGGTGGCCGTCAACAACGTCTCTTTCAGTGTCGAGCCTGCCGAAATTTTGAGTGTGATCGGACCGAACGGCGCGGGCAAGACGACACTCTTCAACATGCTCACGGGCATTCACCAGGCGAGCGAGGGAAATGCAAGCCTCGCGGGCAGGCCGCTCACCGGTCTCAAGCCCCACCAGATTGCCGAGGTCGGTCTGGCGCGCACATTTCAAAACATCCGCCTTTTTGGCAGCATGACGGCGCTCGAAAACGTGATGATTGGCCGCCACAGCCGCACCCGCGGCGGCTTCTGGTCCGCCCTCCTCCCTGGCAAAGCCGGGATCGAAGAAGAGCGGCAAATTGCCGAGCGCGCCCACGCAGAACTTGCCTTCGTGGGTCTTACCGCCCGCGCCTCCCAGAGCGCCGATCGCCTGCCCTACGGCGATCAGCGCCGATTGGAGGTGGCCCGCGCCCTCGCCACCGATCCGCAAATGGTGCTGCTGGACGAACCCGCCGCCGGTATGAATCCCCAGGAGACCGCCGCGCTGGTGGGTCTTATCCGCAAAATCCAGAGCCGTGGCGTCACAGTCGTGCTCATCGAACACGATATGAACCTGGTGATGAGCCTGTCCGACCGCATTGTCGTTATGAACTTCGGCCAGAAAATTGCCGACGGCAAGCCCGCCCAGGTGCGCTCCAATCCTCAGGTGATCGCCGCCTACCTGGGCGGCGCAGTTTAA
- a CDS encoding response regulator transcription factor, whose protein sequence is MKPYQILIVEDNHQLRALLNWQLEQDGYRPHAVGTLKDGRDWLSGHRPDLVVLDLQLPDGDGIDFCRWLRQQVESYILILSCRGTEGEKVVGLRAGADDYLAKPFGMQEFRARIEALARRLRQRSMQFGPLTIDPVQRRVLLDGHLIDLTPQEFSLLYVVAKSPGVPFTREELLKLAWPEQVDNPRTVDTHVLTLRKKVESDPRHPRFLQTVRGIGYMFLLEEPGSQARSPLKS, encoded by the coding sequence GTGAAGCCGTATCAAATTCTCATCGTTGAAGACAACCACCAGCTGCGCGCGCTGCTTAACTGGCAACTGGAGCAGGACGGCTATCGGCCCCACGCCGTGGGCACCCTCAAGGACGGACGCGACTGGCTGAGCGGTCACCGGCCGGATCTGGTGGTGCTCGATTTGCAGTTGCCCGACGGCGACGGCATCGACTTTTGCCGCTGGCTGCGCCAGCAGGTCGAATCGTACATTCTGATTTTGTCCTGCCGGGGCACCGAAGGCGAGAAGGTCGTGGGCCTCAGGGCAGGGGCGGATGACTACCTGGCTAAACCCTTCGGCATGCAAGAATTTCGAGCGCGCATCGAGGCCCTGGCCCGACGGCTCAGGCAGCGCTCGATGCAGTTCGGGCCGCTGACCATCGACCCGGTGCAGCGCCGGGTGCTGCTCGACGGCCACCTCATCGATCTGACCCCGCAGGAATTCAGCCTGCTCTACGTGGTGGCCAAAAGCCCGGGGGTGCCCTTCACCCGCGAGGAACTGCTCAAACTCGCCTGGCCCGAGCAGGTGGACAACCCCCGCACCGTCGATACCCACGTCCTCACGTTGCGCAAAAAAGTCGAATCGGACCCGCGCCACCCGCGCTTTTTGCAGACCGTGCGCGGCATCGGTTATATGTTCCTCCTTGAGGAGCCTGGTTCCCAGGCGCGCTCACCCCTAAAATCTTGA
- the rpoB gene encoding DNA-directed RNA polymerase subunit beta, with amino-acid sequence MSNALTTPNYLLPDLVEIQRESFRWFLEEGLIEELLSFSPITDYTGKMELHFLQDYKLKEPKYSVEEAKRRDSTYSVQMYVSTRLVNKETGEIKEQQVFIGELPLMTDRGTFIINGAERVIVNQIVRSPGVYYKQELDTNGRKTFNASLIPNRGAWLKFETDANDLVWVRIDKTRKLSAVVLLKALGLSDNEILDAFRHPEYFQKTIEKEGNYSEEEALLELYRKLRPGEPPTVSGGQQLLETRFFDPKRYDLGRVGRYKLNKKLRLSVPETTRILTPQDILASIDYLINLEFDIGSPDDIDHLGNRRVRSVGELLQNQVRVGLNRLERIIRERMTVSEAETLTPASLVNPKPLVAAIKEFFGSSQLSQFMDQTNPLAELTHKRRLSALGPGGLTRERAGFAVRDIHPSHYGRICPIETPEGPNAGLIGSLATHARVNSYGFIETPYKVVKDGRLSGEIKYLTADEEDEFRVAAGDVAVDEGGNILANPVTIRYRQEFGLASPAEVDYVAVSPIQIVSVATSLIPFLEHDDANRALMGANMQRQAVPLLRPERPLVGTGLEGQAARDSGMVIVSDIDGAITYVSGEQIRVRGENGQEFAYPLQKYQRSNQDTCLSQRPIVNVGDQVRNGQILADGSATEGGELALGQNILVAFMPWEGYNYEDAILISERLVYDDVFTSIHVEKFEIEARQTKLGPEEITREIPNVGEDSLRNLDERGIVRIGAWMEAGDILVGKVTPKGESDQPPEEKLLRAIFGEKARDVRDNSLRVPNGEKGRVVDVRVFTREQGDELPPGANMVVRVYLAQKRKVQVGDKVAGRHGNKGIISKILPKEDMPYLPDGRPVDIVLNPLGVPSRMNVGQVFETLLGWAGACLNVRFKVTPFDEMYIKEASRYLVHEKLMEAREVTGDPWVYSDTGKHIGKIQVYDGRTGEAFDRPVTVGQIYMMKLVHLVDDKIHARSTGPYSLVTQQPLGGKAQQGGQRFGEMEVWALEAFGAAYTLQELLTVKSDDMTGRNEALNAIVKGKAIPRPGIPESFKVLVRELQSLGLDVSVHKIETQHDGSSRDVEVDLMADVGGRRTPNRPTYENIGGPREMEFSED; translated from the coding sequence ATGAGCAACGCTTTGACCACGCCCAATTATTTGCTGCCCGACCTTGTCGAGATCCAGCGGGAGAGCTTTCGCTGGTTCCTCGAAGAGGGTCTGATCGAGGAGTTGTTGAGTTTTTCACCCATCACCGACTACACCGGCAAGATGGAGTTGCATTTTCTGCAGGACTACAAACTCAAAGAACCCAAGTACTCCGTCGAAGAGGCAAAGCGGCGCGACTCGACCTATTCGGTCCAGATGTACGTCTCCACCCGCCTCGTCAACAAAGAGACCGGTGAAATCAAAGAGCAGCAGGTCTTTATCGGCGAGTTGCCTTTGATGACTGACCGGGGCACATTTATCATCAATGGTGCCGAGCGGGTGATCGTCAACCAGATCGTCCGTTCTCCCGGGGTCTACTACAAGCAAGAACTCGACACCAACGGCCGTAAGACCTTCAACGCTTCGCTCATCCCCAACCGCGGCGCCTGGCTGAAATTCGAGACCGACGCCAACGACTTGGTGTGGGTGCGCATCGACAAGACCCGCAAACTCTCGGCGGTGGTGCTGCTCAAGGCCCTGGGCCTTTCGGACAACGAAATTCTGGACGCTTTTCGCCATCCGGAGTACTTCCAGAAAACGATTGAAAAAGAAGGCAACTACTCCGAAGAAGAAGCGTTGCTCGAACTCTACCGCAAGCTGCGTCCCGGCGAGCCTCCGACCGTCTCCGGCGGCCAGCAGCTTCTGGAGACCCGCTTCTTTGATCCCAAGCGCTACGACCTGGGCCGGGTGGGCCGCTACAAGCTCAACAAAAAGCTGCGGCTGAGCGTCCCCGAGACGACCCGCATCCTCACTCCCCAGGATATCCTCGCCTCGATCGACTACCTGATCAACCTCGAATTCGACATCGGCTCCCCCGACGACATCGACCACCTCGGCAACCGCCGGGTGCGCTCGGTGGGCGAGCTGTTGCAAAACCAGGTGCGCGTCGGCCTCAATCGCCTGGAGCGCATCATCCGCGAGCGGATGACCGTCAGCGAAGCCGAGACGCTCACCCCGGCCTCGCTGGTCAACCCCAAACCGCTGGTGGCCGCCATCAAGGAGTTCTTCGGCTCCTCGCAGCTCTCGCAGTTTATGGACCAGACCAATCCGCTCGCCGAGCTGACCCACAAGCGCCGTCTTTCGGCCCTCGGTCCCGGCGGTCTGACGCGCGAGCGGGCCGGTTTCGCGGTGCGCGACATCCACCCGTCGCACTACGGCCGTATCTGCCCGATCGAGACGCCCGAAGGCCCCAACGCGGGACTGATCGGTTCGCTTGCCACCCACGCCCGGGTCAACTCCTACGGCTTCATCGAGACGCCCTACAAGGTGGTCAAAGACGGTCGGCTCAGCGGCGAAATCAAATACCTCACCGCCGATGAGGAGGACGAATTTCGGGTGGCGGCGGGGGACGTGGCCGTCGATGAGGGGGGCAACATCCTTGCCAACCCGGTCACCATCCGCTATCGCCAGGAGTTCGGCCTCGCCTCCCCGGCCGAGGTCGACTACGTGGCCGTCTCGCCCATTCAGATCGTCTCGGTGGCCACTTCGCTGATTCCGTTTCTTGAGCACGACGACGCCAACCGGGCGCTGATGGGCGCCAACATGCAGCGCCAGGCGGTGCCGCTGTTGCGCCCCGAACGGCCCCTGGTGGGCACGGGCCTCGAAGGGCAGGCGGCCCGCGACTCGGGCATGGTGATTGTCTCCGACATCGACGGGGCGATCACCTACGTCTCGGGCGAGCAGATCCGGGTGCGCGGCGAGAACGGCCAGGAATTTGCCTACCCGCTGCAAAAGTACCAGCGCTCCAACCAGGACACCTGCCTCAGCCAGCGCCCAATCGTCAACGTCGGCGACCAGGTGCGCAACGGCCAGATCCTGGCGGACGGTTCGGCCACCGAGGGGGGTGAACTGGCCCTCGGTCAAAATATCCTGGTGGCCTTCATGCCCTGGGAAGGGTACAACTACGAGGACGCCATCCTCATCTCCGAACGGCTCGTCTACGACGACGTGTTCACCTCGATCCACGTCGAAAAATTCGAAATCGAAGCGCGCCAGACCAAACTCGGTCCCGAGGAGATCACCCGCGAAATTCCGAACGTCGGCGAAGACTCGCTGCGCAACCTGGATGAGCGCGGCATCGTGCGCATCGGCGCCTGGATGGAAGCGGGCGACATCCTGGTGGGCAAAGTCACCCCCAAGGGCGAATCGGACCAGCCGCCTGAAGAGAAGCTGCTGCGGGCCATCTTCGGCGAGAAGGCGCGCGACGTGCGCGACAACTCGCTGCGGGTGCCCAACGGCGAAAAAGGCCGGGTCGTGGACGTGCGCGTCTTCACCCGCGAGCAGGGCGACGAGTTGCCGCCGGGGGCGAATATGGTCGTGCGCGTGTACCTGGCCCAAAAGCGCAAGGTGCAGGTGGGCGACAAGGTGGCCGGCCGCCACGGCAACAAGGGCATCATCTCCAAAATTCTGCCCAAGGAGGACATGCCCTACTTGCCCGACGGCCGCCCGGTCGACATTGTCCTCAATCCGCTGGGCGTCCCTTCGCGCATGAACGTCGGCCAGGTCTTCGAGACGCTGCTCGGTTGGGCCGGTGCCTGTCTCAACGTGCGCTTCAAGGTCACTCCCTTTGATGAGATGTACATCAAAGAAGCGTCGCGCTACCTGGTCCACGAGAAGCTGATGGAGGCGCGCGAGGTGACGGGGGATCCGTGGGTCTACTCCGACACCGGCAAGCACATCGGCAAAATTCAGGTCTACGACGGACGCACGGGCGAGGCGTTCGATCGGCCGGTGACCGTGGGTCAGATCTACATGATGAAGCTGGTGCACCTGGTGGACGACAAGATCCACGCCCGCTCCACCGGCCCCTACTCCCTGGTCACCCAGCAGCCCCTGGGCGGCAAGGCCCAGCAGGGCGGCCAGCGCTTCGGCGAAATGGAGGTGTGGGCGCTCGAGGCCTTCGGCGCCGCCTACACCTTGCAGGAGTTGCTCACGGTCAAGTCCGACGATATGACCGGCCGCAACGAGGCGCTCAACGCCATCGTCAAGGGCAAGGCGATCCCGCGCCCGGGCATTCCCGAGTCCTTCAAGGTGCTCGTGCGCGAACTGCAGTCCCTTGGCCTCGACGTGTCGGTCCACAAGATCGAGACGCAGCACGACGGCTCTTCGCGCGACGTCGAAGTCGACTTGATGGCCGACGTCGGCGGACGGCGCACCCCGAACCGGCCCACCTACGAAAACATCGGCGGCCCCCGCGAGATGGAGTTCTCCGAGGATTAA
- a CDS encoding BBE domain-containing protein, with protein MAQITKATQQAFASFGDTYTGEAYYNFLRGDEQQRVTRAFGDAKHGRLREIKGRFDPANAFHLNLNIEP; from the coding sequence ATGGCGCAGATCACAAAAGCGACGCAGCAAGCCTTCGCGTCATTCGGGGACACCTACACCGGCGAGGCTTACTACAACTTCCTGCGCGGCGATGAGCAGCAGCGGGTAACGCGGGCTTTTGGCGACGCGAAACACGGGCGGTTACGAGAGATCAAAGGCCGGTTCGACCCGGCCAATGCGTTTCACCTCAACCTCAACATCGAACCTTAG
- the petE gene encoding plastocyanin — MKKAPVSFAIALVVLLSACGGGETTTTTTTTETTPAPTEPSATAPAEPTASAPAEPAVPAPGEGLVVKMGSDTGQLVFVPAKLTVKPGDKIVWLMNKAGPHNAVFDANVPDPAAAKAMALTKLLNKPGDKLEVTVPANAKPGDYAFNCTPHKSAGMVGVLTVQQ; from the coding sequence GTGAAAAAAGCCCCCGTATCCTTCGCGATTGCTCTGGTGGTATTGTTGAGCGCCTGTGGCGGTGGTGAGACGACCACCACGACCACGACCACCGAAACCACCCCCGCTCCCACCGAGCCCAGTGCCACCGCTCCGGCAGAACCCACCGCCTCGGCGCCTGCTGAGCCCGCCGTCCCTGCCCCCGGCGAGGGTCTTGTCGTCAAGATGGGTTCAGATACGGGCCAACTGGTCTTCGTGCCGGCAAAGCTCACCGTCAAGCCCGGCGACAAAATTGTCTGGCTGATGAACAAAGCCGGTCCCCACAACGCCGTTTTTGACGCAAACGTCCCCGACCCGGCTGCCGCCAAGGCGATGGCGCTCACCAAGCTGCTCAACAAGCCCGGCGACAAACTCGAAGTGACCGTACCGGCAAACGCCAAACCCGGCGACTACGCCTTCAACTGCACGCCCCACAAGTCGGCGGGTATGGTCGGGGTCCTAACCGTCCAGCAGTAG
- the gshA gene encoding glutamate--cysteine ligase gives MALLTKGFEVEMYTGTAAGDVVGLSHRIVRDLPGFMLEPDRRNVEYATEPLTGYDDLLCALVHPRCQLRRYLKTLGDYTLIPGSALALKHDTARFLRSDPDNPYHTRIEEQHGTRVVTSSIHINFGIAEAEDIIKACRLLRLEAPVVLALSASSPFFNEEASGAHSTRWLRFPRTPEQVPLFLSHAHYIDWVEEQLQLGTMFNVRHLWSSVRPNGADRPYRINRTELRIADLIASPPVLLGITALVETRLLALLAGEIPDPLAGAFTPTELVEMTDRNERAAAADGLDARLIDWQTGRESSVREWTERWLVQAAPVAAERGFERYLPAVESVLAYGNEADRWLAAYRSGVSIRTILQQAARRLEAEEAELRARLCVGAPLPC, from the coding sequence ATGGCCCTACTGACCAAAGGCTTTGAAGTCGAGATGTATACCGGTACCGCTGCCGGGGATGTTGTCGGTTTGTCGCACCGCATCGTGCGGGACCTGCCCGGGTTCATGCTCGAACCCGACCGGCGCAATGTCGAGTACGCCACCGAACCGCTCACCGGCTACGACGACCTGCTCTGTGCGCTGGTGCACCCGCGCTGCCAGCTGCGGCGCTATCTCAAGACGCTGGGGGACTACACGCTTATCCCGGGCAGCGCCCTGGCCCTGAAGCACGACACGGCCCGCTTCTTGCGTTCCGACCCCGACAATCCCTACCACACCCGCATCGAAGAGCAGCACGGCACCCGGGTGGTCACTTCGAGCATCCACATCAATTTCGGCATCGCCGAGGCCGAGGACATCATCAAAGCTTGCCGGCTCCTGCGCCTCGAAGCGCCGGTGGTGCTGGCCTTGAGCGCTTCTTCGCCCTTTTTTAATGAAGAAGCGAGCGGGGCGCACTCGACGCGCTGGCTGCGCTTTCCGCGCACCCCCGAGCAGGTGCCGCTGTTTTTGAGCCACGCCCATTACATCGACTGGGTGGAGGAGCAACTGCAGTTGGGGACGATGTTCAACGTCCGGCATCTGTGGAGTTCGGTGCGCCCCAACGGTGCGGACCGGCCCTACCGCATCAACCGCACCGAGCTGCGCATCGCCGATCTGATCGCCTCGCCGCCGGTGCTGTTGGGGATCACGGCCCTGGTGGAGACGCGGCTGTTGGCGCTGCTTGCAGGCGAAATCCCCGACCCGCTCGCCGGTGCGTTTACCCCCACAGAACTGGTCGAGATGACCGATCGCAACGAGCGGGCGGCGGCGGCCGACGGCCTCGATGCGCGCCTGATCGATTGGCAGACCGGCCGCGAGTCGAGCGTGCGCGAGTGGACCGAGCGCTGGCTGGTGCAGGCGGCACCGGTGGCTGCCGAGCGCGGCTTCGAGCGCTATTTGCCGGCGGTCGAATCGGTGCTTGCCTACGGCAACGAGGCGGACCGCTGGCTGGCCGCCTACCGCTCCGGGGTCTCGATACGGACGATTTTGCAGCAGGCCGCCCGCAGACTCGAAGCCGAGGAAGCCGAATTGCGCGCGCGGCTTTGCGTCGGTGCTCCTTTGCCTTGTTAG